Proteins from one Candidatus Hydrogenedentota bacterium genomic window:
- the metG gene encoding methionine--tRNA ligase, whose amino-acid sequence WPLHVDSTQQFFTKLDEEGFIHTESVELWYSPQLERFLPDRYVKGTCPKCGYTDANGDECEACGAQYAAQELLAPRSNVPGDNSMPVLRQSRHWFLDLPRFSDKLKQWLDSHPEWRANVKGIAYGWVNDLRSRCITRDTDWGVPIPVADPDAADKRIYVWFDAPIGYVTNTRQWGIDRLGDTDAWRPWWKDEQTRMIHFIGKDNVPFHAVIFPAMLMGQEDYILPDTVVGNEYLNIFNRQTGQSEKGSKSRGNMISVRWALEYLSTDALRYYLCAIAPESKDADFDWDEFMNRYNGEQCDVVGNFIHRSMTMTTKHFDQAVPRPGALEAGDEAILAAMKTQMDSIAESLENFRFRQALERYIELGRKANVYFNERQPWVTRKTDLERTGTTLYICCQLVKALCYAMMPFLPDGAAQVAALLRLPLPDGGPQGGTDLWKEALTPLEPGHGLELPRVLFPKLEADYIEELAQAHLEGHAF is encoded by the coding sequence ATGGCCGCTCCATGTGGATTCGACCCAACAATTTTTTACGAAGCTTGATGAAGAAGGCTTCATCCATACCGAATCGGTGGAGTTGTGGTATTCACCGCAGTTGGAACGCTTCCTGCCCGACCGCTATGTGAAAGGGACCTGTCCCAAGTGCGGCTATACCGACGCCAACGGCGACGAGTGTGAGGCGTGCGGCGCTCAATATGCGGCGCAGGAACTGCTCGCCCCCCGTTCCAATGTGCCCGGCGACAATTCCATGCCCGTGCTCCGTCAATCGCGCCATTGGTTTTTGGATTTGCCCCGATTTTCCGACAAACTCAAACAATGGCTCGACAGCCATCCCGAATGGCGCGCCAATGTAAAAGGAATCGCCTACGGGTGGGTCAACGACTTACGGTCCCGCTGTATCACCCGAGACACCGATTGGGGCGTGCCCATTCCCGTAGCAGATCCCGACGCCGCCGACAAACGTATCTATGTGTGGTTCGATGCGCCCATTGGCTACGTGACCAATACGCGGCAGTGGGGCATAGACCGCTTGGGCGATACAGACGCATGGCGTCCGTGGTGGAAAGACGAACAGACCCGGATGATCCATTTTATAGGCAAGGACAATGTGCCTTTTCACGCGGTCATTTTCCCTGCCATGCTCATGGGTCAGGAAGACTATATTCTGCCCGACACCGTGGTCGGCAACGAGTATCTAAATATTTTTAACAGGCAGACCGGTCAGTCGGAAAAGGGCTCTAAATCGCGGGGCAATATGATCAGCGTCCGTTGGGCATTGGAATATTTATCGACCGATGCTTTGCGCTATTATCTCTGTGCCATTGCACCGGAGAGCAAAGATGCCGATTTCGATTGGGACGAATTCATGAACCGCTACAACGGCGAACAATGCGACGTAGTCGGTAATTTTATTCATCGTTCCATGACGATGACGACAAAGCATTTCGATCAGGCAGTGCCCCGTCCCGGCGCTTTAGAAGCCGGCGATGAGGCGATCCTCGCCGCGATGAAAACACAAATGGACAGTATCGCTGAGTCCTTGGAAAACTTTAGGTTTCGCCAAGCACTGGAACGCTATATTGAACTGGGCCGAAAAGCGAATGTTTATTTCAACGAACGACAGCCTTGGGTGACCCGAAAAACAGATCTCGAACGGACAGGGACGACCCTCTATATATGCTGTCAGCTGGTGAAGGCTTTGTGTTATGCCATGATGCCTTTCCTGCCCGATGGCGCGGCGCAAGTGGCGGCACTGTTGCGGCTGCCCTTGCCCGACGGCGGCCCCCAAGGGGGCACGGATCTTTGGAAAGAAGCGCTCACGCCTTTGGAACCGGGACATGGGCTGGAGCTGCCCCGCGTTCTTTTCCCGAAACTTGAAGCAGACTATATTGAAGAATTGGCGCAGGCGCACCTTGAAGGGCACGCGTTTTAA